The genomic interval CTTTCAGTTTTTCCTTCGTCAGGTCCACGACGGCCACGGGGGTGTTCTCGCTCCCCGTGCCGGATGTGGTGGGCACGGCGATCATCGGCTTTACCGGTCCGGGAACCTCTTTCCCCCTTCCCGTGGGGGGAGCTATGAAGTCGTAGAAATCGGCCGGGTAGGTGGTGTAGAGGTTTATCATCTTTGCCATGTCGATGCTGCTCCCGCCGCCGATACCGATGATCCCCTCGAAGTTCCTGGTCTTTGCGAACTCTATCGCTTCGAGCACGCCCGTGTCGATGGGCTCTATGGGCGTCTGGTCGTAGATCTCTACGTCGATGCCATATTCATCCAGGTGCTTCGCGCAGGTCGTTATGATACCGGTGTTCGTTCGTATGTTCTCGTCGGTCACCAGCAGGACCGAGGAAAGGCCCATCTTCTTCACATCGTAGCCGATCTCGCTGATGACCCCGTTTCCGAACTTGACGGTCACGTTGCGGACCGTGAAAACCGTGTCGTGAGGGGATGAATATTCGAACATAACGACCTCCTTGTAAGCGGAAGTTGAATGCTGCCTGGTGCCACCTTCTTATTCTATCTCATTCGTGCTCCCTGCCCGGTTCCTGGCGATTATCTCCCCTCTCTCGATGGTGAAGGAGTTCTCCACGAGATCCGCAGAATAGGTGTCATCGGAGGCGGAGAGAAGGATGGCGATCCCCTCCACCCTGAGGGTACGCAGCACCTCCGCCAGGCGCATGGCAAGTGCCGGGGCCACACCCTCGAAGGGCTCGTCGAGAAGCAGGAGCTTTTCCCCGATGATAAGCGCCCGGGCAAGCGCCACGAGCTTGAGCTGGCCGCCGGAGAGCTGGAGCGCCTTGCGCCTGGACATGGCCTCGACTTCCGGCATGAGCCCGTACACCCATTCGAGCCGGTTCCTGAAACCGGTTGCAGCCGTGGCCCACACGGGAAGCAGCACGTTCTCCTCGACGGTGAGGTCGGGGATGAGCCTCCTGTCTTCGGGCATGTACCCCACCCGAAGGGCCGGACGCTTGTGGGCCTTTTCCATCGTCACCTCCGAGCCGCCGATGACGATCCTGCCCGACTCTACTTTCGTGAGCCCCATGATCGTTCTCATGAGCGTGGTTTTCCCCGCGCCGTTCCTCCCGATGACTCCCGCAATCGATCCCTTTCCCACGTCCAGGGACACATCCCGCAAAATGTGGGTCTTCTGGAAGAAAACATTCAGATGGGAAACTTCGAGCATGGTCATCCTTCCCCGTCCGGTTCCTGGCCGATCACGTACCTGATGACCTCTTCGTTTTTGACCACATCGGCGGCAGGCCCATCGGCGATGACCCTCCCGTCGTAGAAGGCGATTATCCGGTCGGTGTAATTTTGCACGATGTCCATGTCGTGCTCGATGAATATCGTCGCTGCTCCCGTTGATTTCACGCTCTCCATGATGGTGTCCATCAGGGGAAATTTCTCGTGGATCGCCACGCCGCTCGTGGGCTCGTCCAGAAGGAGCAGGTTTGTAGGCCCCATCATGGCCATGGCGACGTCGAGGAGCTTGCGGACTCCCTGGGGCAGGGTCGATGCCGCTTCGTTGGCATATTCGCTGATGCCGAATTCCTCGAGGGTGCCCATCACCCGGTCCCGGAACCCCTTCTGGTCGAAGGGACGGGTCAGGCGTTTGAGGGGGTTGTTCAGGAGCGTGCAGGAGACCATGAGATTTTCCCACACGTCCATATCCGGAAAGAGCTGGGTGATCTGGAAGGATCGGCAGATGCCCATGCGGATTATCTTACGCGGCGGTTGGCCCGTGATGTCAATTCCCTGGAAGCGCACGGTGCCCCCCGTGGGCTTCACGTAGCCGGTGATGATGTTCACGAAGGTGGTCTTTCCGGCGCCGTTCGCCCCGATGATGCCCACAACCTCCTTTTCGCCGATCGTGACGTTTATGTCCTCCGCTGCAACCACGGCGCCGAAGTTCTTCGACAGGTTATGTACCTCAAGGAGCGCTTTCATCACCTCTCCTCTTCGGATTGAGCCGTGCGATGACGGACCAGAGCCCCTCCGGAAGGAACAGGATTATCATCAGGAGCACGAAGCCGAGCAGCATCTGCCAGACGTACGGGGCCAGATCCAGTGCGTAGCTGCGCAGCACCTGAAACAGGACGGAGGCGATCACGGGCGCCGCCACGTGGCTCACGCCCCCGAGCAGCCCAACGAAGACGAACTCGCCCGACGTGGTCCAGTACGCGAGCTCCGGGTCAACGTGGCCCGTCCCGTAGGCGATGAGGGTCCCGCCGATAGAGGCGAGCACGCCTGCAAGGATGTATTTCGAGTAGACGATCACTTTCGGGGAGGCGCCGAGATATTCGACCCGGATCTCGTTGAGGCGCACGGCGACACCGGCGTAGCCGAGCCCCGATTTGAAATAGCGATGGATAAGGACAGATACGAGGTAGACGACGATGCAGGTAACGGCGGGCAGCGACAGCCCGGGGTCCGCCATGTCCGGCGATATGCCGAAGATGTGCGGGGGAGAGACGTTGAACCCGTCGCTCCCCCCGAGTGTCGGGTTTTTGACGATGACGCTGTAGAGGATCATGGAGACGGCCAGCGTCAGCATGGCGAAGAAGATCTCCCGGTAGTTGCACAGGAGCAGCCCGATGAGGCCCCCTGCCAGCGCGGATATGGCGATGGAGATCAGAAGCGTGAGGGAGATGTCCGTTATCCCGAAGTAGTTGCCAGCGATTCCGGCCGTGTATCCGCCGATGCAGTAAAAGAACCCCTGACCGAAGGAGACGAGCCCCGATCGCATCAGCACCACGATCCCGATCACCACGAGGGACCTGGCGAGAGACACCATGACGAGAAAGGAGAGCCATCTCGGCATGACGAAGTTCGCAGCCAGAAGAAGGGAGAACCCCAGGGTCAGGAGGGGAATCGTCCTGTCCTTCCCGCGGCTCATATCTTCCTCTCTTTCGCCCGCACGAATATCCCTTCGGGGCGAACGGCAAGCACCGTCGCCATGATCACGAAGATGACCAGGACCTCACCCTGCGGGATAAGGTGCACCGCCGCGGCTCTCGATATCCCGATGAGCAGTGACCCCAGCAGCGCCCCGCCGATGCTCCCCAGCCCGCCGGTTACCACGACGGCGAAGGCGATGACGATCACCTCGATGCCCATGCCGGGTACCACCGAGAGCGACGGGGCGATCAGCCCGCCTGCGATTGCAGCGAGTATGCTCCCGATGGCGAAGGTGGCGGCGAAAATGGCGGGCACGTTGATGCCCATGGCCATGCTGATCTCCCGGTCGTGGATGACGGCCCGGAGCAGCTTCCCGTGGCGCGTCCTGTTCAACCCGTACCAGAGCAGAAACCCCACGAGGACGGCCACGGCGATCAGGGCGAGGTCGTAGTTCGCGAAGGGGACCCCTATGATGCTCGTCCTGCCAAGCGCCTTGTAGGGCTGGATGGCGAAATAGGCGTCCACCCCCCAGATGAGCTTGATGGCGTCCTCCAGGATCAAAAGGACCGCATAGGTGACGAGCAGGATGATCACCTCGTCTTTTCCGTAGACGAAGCGCAAGATCCCCCGCTCGATCAGGATTCCCGCGATAAGGCCCGTGGCCATGGCGCAGAATATGAACAGGGCGTAGCCTGCGGCAGGCGGGTATCCCGTTGCGTAGTACCATCCCACCACCGAGGCGGAAGCGTAAGCGCCCACGGCATACAGGCTGCCGTGGGCCATGTTCAAGATCCGCATCACCCCGTAGATGAGGGTGAGGCCTGCGGCCACCAAAAACAGCCAGGACGAGTAGACCAGGCCGTCGATCAGGATGACGAGCAAAAG from Deltaproteobacteria bacterium carries:
- a CDS encoding ATP-binding cassette domain-containing protein, giving the protein MLEVSHLNVFFQKTHILRDVSLDVGKGSIAGVIGRNGAGKTTLMRTIMGLTKVESGRIVIGGSEVTMEKAHKRPALRVGYMPEDRRLIPDLTVEENVLLPVWATAATGFRNRLEWVYGLMPEVEAMSRRKALQLSGGQLKLVALARALIIGEKLLLLDEPFEGVAPALAMRLAEVLRTLRVEGIAILLSASDDTYSADLVENSFTIERGEIIARNRAGSTNEIE
- a CDS encoding ATP-binding cassette domain-containing protein gives rise to the protein MKALLEVHNLSKNFGAVVAAEDINVTIGEKEVVGIIGANGAGKTTFVNIITGYVKPTGGTVRFQGIDITGQPPRKIIRMGICRSFQITQLFPDMDVWENLMVSCTLLNNPLKRLTRPFDQKGFRDRVMGTLEEFGISEYANEAASTLPQGVRKLLDVAMAMMGPTNLLLLDEPTSGVAIHEKFPLMDTIMESVKSTGAATIFIEHDMDIVQNYTDRIIAFYDGRVIADGPAADVVKNEEVIRYVIGQEPDGEG
- a CDS encoding branched-chain amino acid ABC transporter permease; its protein translation is MSRGKDRTIPLLTLGFSLLLAANFVMPRWLSFLVMVSLARSLVVIGIVVLMRSGLVSFGQGFFYCIGGYTAGIAGNYFGITDISLTLLISIAISALAGGLIGLLLCNYREIFFAMLTLAVSMILYSVIVKNPTLGGSDGFNVSPPHIFGISPDMADPGLSLPAVTCIVVYLVSVLIHRYFKSGLGYAGVAVRLNEIRVEYLGASPKVIVYSKYILAGVLASIGGTLIAYGTGHVDPELAYWTTSGEFVFVGLLGGVSHVAAPVIASVLFQVLRSYALDLAPYVWQMLLGFVLLMIILFLPEGLWSVIARLNPKRRGDESAP
- a CDS encoding branched-chain amino acid ABC transporter permease, whose protein sequence is MKLLLVILIDGLVYSSWLFLVAAGLTLIYGVMRILNMAHGSLYAVGAYASASVVGWYYATGYPPAAGYALFIFCAMATGLIAGILIERGILRFVYGKDEVIILLVTYAVLLILEDAIKLIWGVDAYFAIQPYKALGRTSIIGVPFANYDLALIAVAVLVGFLLWYGLNRTRHGKLLRAVIHDREISMAMGINVPAIFAATFAIGSILAAIAGGLIAPSLSVVPGMGIEVIVIAFAVVVTGGLGSIGGALLGSLLIGISRAAAVHLIPQGEVLVIFVIMATVLAVRPEGIFVRAKERKI